The Heptranchias perlo isolate sHepPer1 chromosome 18, sHepPer1.hap1, whole genome shotgun sequence genomic interval ccccccccccgggcgtctcttcctgcacccctaaATTTTTACCATTTTTATACTGCCTGtcttcatttttccttccaaaatgcatcacttcacacttctctgtattaaatttcatctgccatgtgtctgtctgtttcaccAGTCTTCTGTAGTCTGTAAGTCTATCCTCACTGTTTATGACATTTGAatgttgtgtcatctgtaaactttaaaattataccctgtgcacccaagttcaggtcattaatatatatatatatataaacaaatTAGAcctcctcccctgctctttccacatagccctgcaaatttttccttttcatttatctaattcccttttgaaagttactattgaatctgcttccaccgccctttcaggaaatgcattccagatcataacacttCCCTGCGTCAAAAACAAAATCTCCTAATCTCTCTTGGCtcttttaccattttttttttcaGAACAGTGACCCCTTTTAAGCTTCCCACATACATCCGTTTCAGTCGAGCTTTGACATTGCACACGTGGCCCGCGGTAGCTTTCATTCTGCAGCCAGCTGCGGCCACACTTCCCTCTCCCGTCACACGGTGGGAGCAGAGCGTCTGGACAATCTCAGTGATTCATtcaggagagaggggaaagagggagaggagagagagagagttaccgcTGTAGATTGCAGCCACTGGGAAGCCGGAGATTGGcaagtaaaaaaaatacaaaccgAGTTCAAgagattttttgaaaaaaaaaatttaagcctgtgctttgttttttttttgtttgtttttaattaattaaatggtGAGGATGTTGGAGGGGAGTAGGGAGGTGATGAAAGAAGGAGTGCTGGAGAAGAGGAGCGAGGGTCTGCTCCAGCTCTGGAAGAAGAAACACTGCGTCCTGACCGAGGagggtctcctcctcctgcgaccCAAACAGCACCTGGACCTGTCCCATCACCATCAGCAGGAGAGCCAGAGCGGGGCCAACAACAGCAGCGCCGGCAAGGAGCTCCGCTTCGGGGACATGAAGACGGTGGACTGCGTGGAGAGGAAGGGCAAATACGTGTACTTCACGGTGGTGATGGCggacaagagggagctggactttCGGTGCCCCCAGGACGCGGGCTGGAACGCCCTCATCACCCTGGGCATGGTGCAGTACAAGAACCGACTGGCCATAGAGGCGGTCAGGTCCAGCCGCCAGAAACTGGCACAGCGGGGCATTGGCACCGGGATCCACAACACcgcatgatgatgatgatggggggcACAGTCAGTAGCCCCTGCAGAGGTGAGATCGGGCACTTTAAGTCTCATTGATAGAGGTTTTAACCATTATTCAGGGTTAATCTTCCTCCCTCGCTACCCAGTCTCAGGCAATAGGACGCGGCTACACAATGTATCTCTTTACTAGGTTGCAATTAAGACACTGTAAGGATCGGACTCGCAGATACCAACTCAAGTGTGCACATTGGAATTAGTGTAAATAGTGAAGACACTACTGATGTAAGAATGAGTCTGATCTTTATATTTTTCAGCCAGAATTTAATCAACTAAAGTTCCAAATTGTGTATAAGAAAACTCTAAATAGTTTGTGGTGAGCAAACATTTCATGGGCTGAGAGCTACTGTTTAGTGCGCTGGTTAACACGCTCGTATACAATGTCCACGTGCGCTATTAACGATAGCACACGTAGGAGTTTTACACGAGCGTGTTGCCAGTGGGGCAGATGTGATGCTTGGTGAAGTTTCACCTCCAAAGTGGAGCGTTGGATCCACCAATTCAAACATCTGCAGCACAGAGGGTAGGTCTTTGATCTGAAGCCCCGCACAAATCCCACGAATTTCTGCCGGCCGACTGTATTTCATATCATTTAATCATCATGAGATTGCAGACAAGATTTCTAACGGCTCCCAGCAATCATTTATTCCCCCCAATCTGGAGTAATCTCAGTAAAATACAAGTTACAAATTTGATGACCGTGTGCAGCCTTTTGTCCAACTGTTCCTCAATGTATAATGACATTCTAAATTCAGTCTTGCATTAACTTTTTATACATGTCATTGTGTAAAACATCTCTTACTCTAACCCAGTTACTTAAATTATCATGTTAGTTATCTGTAAAATACAAAATCTGGTGGCTTTTTAATGTGTTCTTTGTGAGAGATTAGGCTTTACTGACTCATATATGCATAAAAGATTTGCACCCAATACTGTTCGTGTCGGTCATACTTCAGGTGTCACACATGCAAATTTCCAACACATTTTTTAGAAGCTAGTATGACCTCCAGTTGACCTGAGGATCACATAAAACTAATCAGACTTGACAAAATGGCCCAAAGTTGACTTCAGGAGTCACACTTCCAGAAAAAAGGTATATATCAAGGTACAGCAAGCGATTAgaaaggcaaatagcatgttggcccttattgcaagggggttggagtacaagagtaaggaagtcttactacagttgtacagggcattggtgagacctcacctggagtactgcctacagttttggtctccttatctaaggaaggatatacttgccttagaggcggtgcaacaaaggttcactagattaattcctgggatgagagggttgtcccatgaagagaggttgagtagaatgggcctatactctctggaacttagaagaatgagaggtgatctcattgaaacatataagattatgagggggcttgacagggtagatgctgagagattgtttcccctggctagagagtctcgaactacagggcatagtcgcaggatacgggggtcggccattcaagactgagatgaggaggaatttcttcactcagagggttgtgaatctttggaattctct includes:
- the phlda1 gene encoding pleckstrin homology-like domain family A member 1; translated protein: MVRMLEGSREVMKEGVLEKRSEGLLQLWKKKHCVLTEEGLLLLRPKQHLDLSHHHQQESQSGANNSSAGKELRFGDMKTVDCVERKGKYVYFTVVMADKRELDFRCPQDAGWNALITLGMVQYKNRLAIEAVRSSRQKLAQRGIGTGIHNTA